Part of the Spea bombifrons isolate aSpeBom1 chromosome 3, aSpeBom1.2.pri, whole genome shotgun sequence genome, TCATGCGTTAAAAGTCAAACCACACAATTTGCTGATGCCTTTCACAGGCGATGTGGCACAGCGAGACTGTAATGCTAAATAAATAGCTTGTGGTTCAGAACATGCAGCTGCTAGGTATGTTGGACCGTAACCCCCACAATCTTCAACTACCTAAGAAGCAGGTCACCTAACAGTGATCTAGTTATTTTCTGTATGTATGGGCTAGAACCTTGTGAATGTGTAATCTGAGGGTTTGGTTACATGTAaggcataattatataatttcagTATTTTGTTACTCCTCCAGTTATTAGAGGGGACCTGTTGCCAATGCAGTACTATACCCGAAAAATAAACACGTGTAATGATATTTACAGATGCTAAAAAGacatatatttgtattagaAACCTAATTTATGAATATGCCGTGAgaacagccatcttaacttcttaTCAACTTCTTATTTTCACAACAACTGGTGCTGTTATCAGATCACTGCCCTTTATCATGGCGCCTATTATGCCGAAATGTTGGGGTAATCTCATTATTGCTTTGCCACTTTTTTTCTCTGTGGaatgtctttattttattataaatttttcATAATATGTTCGCTTGAATAAAtattctaacttttttttttgtacatatccCTTTCTTCCACATTTCCTAACAGGTAACACTGCCAGTTGTGTTGATCTTGTGCCTTTGATACTATCTGGGCCAGACAGGGGGCTTTTGCACATTAAGGCCAGCAGGCGTATGTATGGCTACCTGATGAGTATGGCTACCGCATGCTCTCACAACATGTGGCTGCATGTTTCCAACCAAAAGCTCCACAACAGTAAAGGTGGATATGTGGTGCCCTCAACCACCGGCTTACCAGGCATGCTTCCAGTTTGCCAGATATCCAGTCTGGGCTTGTAAGTTACACACATTGATACAGGCTTTGGGGATTTACATTTATGCATATTCAGTGCTTTTCCCCCAAGCAGTAGGTTTCACGATTGAACTACCTGCATATTCTGACGGCTGGCCTGTGTCCATATTTGCTTATGAAATATGGTGACCATCTTCTAGGGGCACAGTTCTGACATCTGGCATAGACCGAATCGCTTTTTTATgtaagatttgttttttaagtatttaCTCATTTGTTTTCACATACCAGAGATAAATACAAATCCCGTCCTTTAGAGAGAAATCTAGTTAGGTAATATGAAGGCAATATTGccattgttgttttattttaacatcaCTGATCTATCTATTCAGTACCACGTCTTCCAATAACGGTCAACCTAGCAAAACTAACAAATTATACAAGTATAACAAACAACAAGTATAAATTCTGTAAGAAACGACATTATCTTACCAATAAGCACTGAgttattttaagaaatgtagATTACTCATCACTATTCAGTCAGACAATACAATATCTCACTTGAGGTAATATCACCATTTTGATGAAGGCAGAGGTTCGTAAGGAAAAAACCCATAGCATCTCCATGCAGGAAGCACTGCACCAGGGTACAGTTACTTTGTGTTGCTAGGTGATACCGATCATGAAAAGAGGACAAAGAACTCAGGCTGCTACAATTATGATTAATGACAGATCCAATAATGTTGTTAAGTTTCATAtggtactgtaaaaaaaaaaattataggaaaagaaaaatgtttgagGTGTTAACCAGTTTAGATCTCAATGTATGTGTAATTACTATGAAAAGAAATGAATGATTGACAAAAAGGAATAACACAAGATTAAAATTGTTTAAGAATTCCTgtccataaattatttatttttagggagAAGTTGATTGAAAACCTAAGCCATTGTGATGACAGGGTTAATAATTGCAAGCTCTTGAGAAACAGCAGCATTATCTCAAATTATCTTTGGTGAATTATTCATTGAAATCCGAATGAAAGTTGTGGTATAATGTCACCCACCCATTTCATGcttgaatatatgtgtatacacaaatacagtaagaaatgaaaaaaaaaatccactgtgGTCATGTTTACCTACTACCTGACATCATCCTTCTCATGGACATTCTATTTCAGCTAAGCAGATAGAAGATTCCTACTGAACTAAGTAGGATGGCGAACAGAAAGAAATAATAGAACAAAAGGCAGTTTGATTCAGGCACAGAGATAGACAACCTTACATTCCATTTCTTGTGTTCTAGCACTCTCATAATGGTTACAAGTTAGGTGCTACTGTGGTGCGAGTATTAATCTATAGTAGATGGAGTTTCACAGAATAAGGTAACATATGTGGCATATTTAGAGTTAGAATTCAGTTATTGGTTTAATCTGTTTAAAAGACCAACTCCAAAAAGAGGGTATAGACAGGAATGTATTTTGGTCCAAGCTTAAGTCGACAGGTCCAGGGTGCATTAGCCTCTTTACCACATAACAGGGTGCCTGAGGCAATGGCACTGTATAATGGGCCAGTTAACTGGGAGGTCGCTGATGTCCTCAACCAGCACATCTGGTGCCTTATGGAGGGCTGTGACGATAGTCCTCCTGAGTTTACTTCTGTGCCACCCTTCCTTTAAAATTGGGGCACCAGGCGGTAAAGAACATATTTCTTGGTTTTAGTGTATTCACCATTTGAATGTCTCCTCCACTGTAATACATACCTAGAAGTCTAAGATTCACTACCtacagtgtacgtgtgtgtttggggggggggtcattggGGGTTTTCTGCAAGGCATCTATGTGTAGACCATGTTATCTTTAAAGCCTTGACATGGCTGTAAAGAAATCTTAGAACAGCTTTCGTTTTAGGAGTAAACCTTTTCAGGGTAAACCTTTAATAATGCATAGAGATGCTTGTGAGTAGAAATGAATACCCTGACACAGACATTTTATGACACCTGGGGCAGAGCTGGAGGTCCCACCCAACACTGATATCACATTCATTCCTGGAAGCGAAAGGAAGTGTAAGGTGGCTAAAGCATGCCCCTCATCATGCAGCACCTGGGACAGTTGCCTGTCTTGCCCTAAGGACGTTGGGGCCCTGTCCTgcagaatgcattttttttctaggtaTCTAATATTATATGGGACCACTCTATGTACATCACATACATTATTCATGACCCTAAATGTGCCAGAGGAATGCCCACAACCTTAACTTACTTTACACCCTCTGTTACTAAATGTGTTGGGTAGGTACATAGTAATTGGTCCTTTAAATTCAACCCTTGGCATACCACTGTTGATGCTTTGGCTTCAAGAGAAGGTAAAATAGTTGAATTAATTGTAAAATGATCCTTCACGTTTCTCCTTTAATCATCCATATGGacggttttatattttatttttattttttattttgagataGTTAAATTACTTGATTTCCCTGTACTTTTCCCTTAGcagaatatatgatatatgtctATGACACAGGATACCACCATGCTGTACCTACCTAATGAAGATTATGATATCAGATTGAAAGATCTGTGCAACTGTCTAGTgtcttttatagtttttttgttaaataacctTAAGGTACGCTACAGCCGTCTGTCAGTGGATCTTCATGGCAACTGAGATGCTATCTTACCTCATTCTTATATTAACATCACATGTTCCAACTTTAAATGTATATGATTATTCTGGAGTAAGGAGGTTatgtgttaaccaaataaaaacatattcattaaataaaacagattagAAGGGAAAGTGTCCCTTTAGCACAACAAATAGGCAATAGGGGGTCGCAAAAGATGATCACGGAAAGAGTTTAAAGAAAAAGGCAGGACATCCCTCTGGAAACCCCTTTTTCTTGAATGTTTTATTGAAGACTGGCGATTTAGTTTAATGACCTACACGAAGTGTGAATGACCGACTTGAGGAATGAGACAAGAAATCAATAGTGTCCCTTATGAGGTGACACGCTATTGAGTTTCATGATTACATTACATATTAACTGGAGTCAAGGGATACTGGAGAAAACATCTTTATCTAACCGAACAGCATATGACAGCCACCTCATTCTATATTCATGCAGATTATCCACCTGCATTTAGCATGTAATTATTGGGCAGTGACAGAGGATACATTAGTTAACTCATTGAGCACAATATGGGTATGTAGCTTTTTTGCATCTTTCCTGCTTTTTGAGGACTGTGTGTTAGCTGAAATAGGAATATTAACTTGCTCCACATCCAGAATTAGAGTGAATCCAGAGGGCTGTAGGTCATCTTGACTGTGGAAGCTTAAGGGACAATTGCATATCGCAAGACTGCAATAGAGTCATTGTTGACCTGCAAGATAGACGCTCTAAACAAACCGGGCCACTCACCCTGTCACAGTGAATATTGATGAGCATTGGAATACCACGCTAATATGTGACAAGATATAGCCAATCATTGCACTTAACTGCTGTGAGCACCAATCGCATAACCCTCAGACAGCCTAATTGGAGTCCTAGTCCTAGGCTATCCATTCTATGTGAGCTGAACACTTAAATAAAGTCTCCATGTCCCTAATTCAGATACTTACCTGAAATGCAAAATTATTGGATAACTCTCAGCTCTCATAAGTAACTTAAACACTCAATCCCCTTTAATGACTTCTCAACTGCTGTAGTCATAGTACAGAAATCAGAACTCTAAATAATGCCGTTATATTACCAAGTCTTACTGAAAAGTTGCATTACCACAGGCACTGATCACGGCCTTTCATTATTACTATGTAGGAGACCCTTAGCAATTCTCTTGTGTCCAAAGAGGACACATGCGTGACAGGGCACCTGTCTTAATACTGTGGATGCTAATGGTATTCTGTTCAGGTCCGCATGCAGATAATTACCCAGCTTTGAATGGGAGCTTAGATTTTGAAGCAACTCCATTGACGTCATCAGCAAACTACGGTAAAACCACAACAAACCCAGCATCATCTCTGGGAATCTCTGAATGCAGTGATATGCCATCTGCATGACAACTAGAACTATCTGTTGAAAGGGCACAGCTAAATCAACATCTACACAGATCTGCTCAATCTGCAGTAAATCTGCTTCATAGCATGCTTATACATTAAAGGTGTATGCTACATCTTAAATATAGCTTAAATATCGCTAATAAAAATAGCTTTATTCATTTGAAATGAGATTCTGCATATCTATTTCATGGCCTGTGTGATTGTGGTTGCTATAGCAACAAGGGATTTCAACGGAGTCTTAAATATGCTTCAACAAAATCTAcacgtaagaaaaaaaatacattttcaacgATTTTTATTTCGTTGGGTACAAAAAACATATCAGCATTTTGTGACAAAATATACTATCACATAcaacaaaaatacaacattCTATCTCATTCAGCCCTCGTGAAAAAAATTGCAACACTGTTTTGGCAGTTGAGCAGCTAATATTAAAGTGCCATGATGAAGCAGTCCTGGAATGTACCGTATTCACTTCACTAACGTGTTGTACACTTTCATTATACATCCATATTGTTCATAGAAGTGTGAGTTTGAGACATTCCCAGAGATACAAACGAGTTTAAAGTGCTAATGTTTCAAAGTTCTCTCTTCCAACAAAACATAGATCGAGCAAGACCATAACAGGCACTGTTAATTCACTAGATTGTCACTTTGTGCAGTGCTATATTCAAGCAAGATTGTCTCTTTTTTAGACATCGCTCGGTGATCTGGAGCGAAAGGACACTTTGGATTGAAAGCAGCCACAGAACAGAACCCACATGGACCTCTGTATCTCTTGATTTCTATAGGCATAAATTATAGGATTGATCATTGAGTTGTAAGTGGCTGGTAGGAGTGTGGCATAAGTATATACCGAAGGATAGTCATGGTCCCCAACTACACAGTAAATCGCAAAAGGTAGCCAGCTGGCCCCAAAAGTCCCAAGGATAATGGCCAAAGTTGACACTCCTTTTTTGGTGGCCACATAGTGGGAGGCTGTCAAAAAATGTTGCTGCAGTGCTATCTGATGAGCATGCCTGCACACTATTTTGCAGATTTTGATGTAGAGGTGaagcattaaaatgaaaatgaaaaaaaaagaggtggaTAAGAGAGTCACATTACTTTTGGTCAAGGGCTTCACAATACTGCATGATGCATCATCATCTAGACAGTTCCAGCCCAGTACTGGAAGGAGTCCCAAACATATGGACACCCCCCAGGTGACAATGAGCATCAGATGTATCCAGAGTATGGTCTTCTCTGAGGAGTAAGTCAGTGCATTGTACAAGGAGAGGTAACGGTCAACAGTGATGGCCAGCAGGCTACTCACAGAAGCAGTGAATGAAGCCACCAGAAACCCCACAGTAATAAGGCTTATAGTCTCTGACCGAATTACATATTGAAAAACAAAGTTTAGGATTAAGCCAAAACCAGCTAGAAGATCTGCAGTGGCCAGGCTTCCAATAAGCACAAACATCGGGGTTCTTAAGTTGGGTGTGTAGAAGATGATGGCCACCACAATGGCATTCTCACAAGCAATGATGGTCCCCGaaatacataacataatatCCCAAGGATTGATAGTGAAAACGGAGAAGAAAGCAGACAGCTCCAGAGAAGCGTTGACATCGCTTGCCTGAATCCAGGGAAGTGGGAAACTAGTTTCGTTGTCATTAAGGCTTTCATTCATCTCTCCAGAGTGTGAGTGcctaaaagaagaagaagaacaaatatgcattaaataacATTCATGAGATCCAAGAAGTGGACACTGCATCCTCCTTACAGATGCCGATGAAAAATGTTGGCTGCAAGTTAAGCACCTAGACTCTTTAGGATGGGGATCTGTCCATGGTACTGAATCGACAGCTCGGTACCCAGCAGATGGGACTCCACAGAACACTGTGTGCAACTCATTACTGTGGAGGCAGCTGCCTCTTCTATTCGCCCCCGCCGATTTCACTTTGAACAGGGGAGAAATAATTCTGCAGTCATTGCTGCCGTAATATACGATGTATATAGCACTGGCTCAAAATCCGAATCCAGTTGAAACCTTTGATACCGGCACGATCAAGTAGTTGGTGACAGGATGAAACCATatgaacacacatacatatctatctatctatctatctatctatctatctatctatctatctatctatctatctatatatatagatatatatatcgatatatatatgtttaattagTGCTGCTTACCTTTAGCAAGGCTTTTGAGGGTATGTCATAGGTGCTGGGTGCAGAGCTTGCTTTGAGGTATACGGAGTGTGAGTCCTGCGATCAGTAGGGAGAGATACAGGTGGTGGCGATCGGCAGGCAGGCAGCGGATAGTGCAGAGAGGACAGTACTGTACCGACTGACTGTATCTAGGAGAGAAGGGCTGGCTGAGTAATGGGGGAGGAGCCAAATAAAAGGCTGGGACTGGCTGGCACTGCAAACAGCGGCATGTGTTCTCGGTGCTGTGATGGACATcgctgggtatgtgtgtatgtttaactTGTGCCTCGCTCCACGGGGCCAGGGGATGACTTAAGCCTTTGACGTCCATAGGAGGCAACCTGGTATAGGAGCAGAGACCAGCACTCATTTTACAGACGTTTTCTCTGGCGTCTTACATTCAGCGGCTCTGATGAAAATATCTCCAAGCTCAGCATTATCACCCCAAAGAGAATTGTCATTCTGattatgtatatactgtaacaTTGCATAACAACGCTCTTCCAGAGGCTATCCTTGGAACATATTTTTTGTAGGCATTTGAGAAGGTTTATGTTGGGAGGAGGGGCTTTGGTTAGACgtctaaaaaaatgaacatgttCTTGGATTTGGGGTATCTCTCCATTATTAATATAGATCCATTAACATATCGATTTACTCTTTATTTTACCATTCCCCATAACCTGTTAAATCACAGTGAAAATATGGGGTTATAACAAATCAACGTGCGGATGTGTTCATGAATCATTAGTACAGTATCGATAGGAGCTGGcttcattttattcatttgtgTCTTTCTGTTTATTGTATACATTGTGAATTCTATGCGAACATAACAGCAACAGGACATGTCACTAGAAACCTCTATCTCCATGCACAGGAATGATTAAACATGATCCTAAGAATTAAATGGGAATTTCAACCatcccttttattaattttttaatacCAGTACCTTTTTAAACACCTTTAACTGTGTTGACAAAATACAATGTTTGTAACAGTCGTATAGTGACTTTTATGCTTTTAGATCTGTTAACTGAGTCCAACCTAATAGACAAGCAAACTTAATAAtgctgccttgtggtaaacaatctaatgcctcagtcttaatccCCCAGATGGAATCTCTGATTATTTTGGAACAGCTACTTGATGCCtttaaaatgtcattgttttccttttgcaaatgcatttgccccagaTTGGAGTTTATTCAAAAATCTGCACACATAAGTGGTGAGCACTCCCATTCATTTTGATGGAAGTGCTTTCCTGTccttgattggctgcttcaagcaagcAACCCATGGCAAGAATTGTTGGACCACATAGAAAATGATCCAAAAACTAACAATCACATAGGTGGACAAATCTTTGTAGAACGATGGTGATCTTTACATTTCAAAAGCCCATCAAAGCTTGTTGGTGATCTGGTTAAAAAGGGTTGCTAACTTATGTAACTCACGAGAATTAGGAATAATtgcaatataaatgtgtaacaaaaaatgtatttccagtccaatgtatatatttattttactactcAATACACCTTCAACCTATACATTTTAACTTAAGGGGTCAGTTTCTTTAAAAGTATCACTTTATTCAGTCTTGCTTTGTTgaatgttaatattaatttcCTATTAAGCAAAATGATGgactttgtaataaaaatgaccGTGTATCATTGGATCATTGTTATATCAATCTATATTCATGTTGACCAAAGGCACAGAATATTATAGTAGTAGCAATGTAGTGACTTGGCTCTGTATAATTCTAGTTTCCTTGGCAACAGACTTTGAACCAGGAAAAAGTGTTTGGTATCCAAAATGTAATGAATTTCTAACAAACAATAgagcaaaagaaaatgtaatattaaaagagacaatggagagaaaaaaagaactatATAAACAGTGTTGCTTTACCACGTGAATGCATTGGTTTCTCGCTCAGATCATCTAGatgtgatacatttttaattttgcaaCGTTATCATTATTGACACATAATATTGCATTGTGTTCATAGTTTTAAATTGGTTTATCCCTTACCTCCAATATGTCCTCTGTTCAAATAGgaattatttgcttttttaattaaaaaaaacatgcgtTTTTTTGGGCATTTTATTTGAGAACCAGAGGGATGAGATGCACACTTCACAAGTGATGGGATCCCTTCATTCTCTAGAAGGATCTCTAGATCCTTGTCAATCCTCTGCTCCCTTCCTAATAACAGGGTGTATGATTTTAACAGGAAACCCATCTAGCTCTATATATTatcttacatttaaataaacaagcTATCAATGTCCATTATAGGAATATTCAGGAATTTGGGTTCCTtagatttttagttttttccacATGATCAGTTCATGAAAGGACACTTGCTATTAAAGAGATTGAGGTGGCTTCACGAATAGTGGCCCCTGTAATTTCAAGAAACAAAAATCAGAGCACAATAGGGTTAACATGTAAGACAGTAAAtgcttatcatttttttttgcataaatagaattaatacaaTTCATATAGTAAATGGATAAATGTTCCATAGATAGACAAACAATAGAGATGTATAGTGTCACaaacttaaaatgaaaatgaaatgaatttATGAACCAAAAATCCTATGACTGTTtctaatgaaaaagaaaatgtttcctCTGGCTTCAAATCTATGGTCTTACTATAAGTTTATTATGATAAACGAATTGATCATGTGATTGTACTCATGTATACATGATCTGACATTTTAATGCTTATTAATGCCACTGAGAaatacatattcattttttaaactttaatgtGTCAGTAAAACATAagacaaaaatggtaaaattaCTAGGAACAATACCAGAAATATGCATtttgtatatactatatgtctctatgggggaaaaaaagatcgATCAATCAGTGCAGCTAATAAAAATTACCCtaaaatcaattatttaatCACTGAAAACTTTGCATATGAATACGTTTTTGATGGTTGTACACCGTTTCATTCTTTTctggcaaagaaaaaaagcccCTTAAATCAACCACAAAATAAATGTCACAATTCAATTAAaagtagtatataaaataatgtcatCAACTTTTGTGTGGATGGTATTGGGAAGGATATGAATcctgatttttaaaatgtatttatgtataatttacatttttccacTGCTGAGTACCAACACTCCCACTCTCATCACACTTACACAAGCCATCACAGTCATGCTTATTTTGAAGGTATCATAAAGCATAAAATAACAGATtcaaatgtgtatagaaaccaAACATCTGTTTGCAGAGCTTGGGAACCTTATATTAGCATATAAATGTTCTTGCTAAGTCACTAACTTTACATTCCTTGAAATGATTCATTCACAGCGGAAATGCTATTGAATGAGACCTGACTCCATCAGGTTCAAGACCTGATGGACAAATTTAAAATGGCAAAGAATAACATTTGTTAGTAATCAGAAGTACATCAGCAGAAGAGGTATATTTCTCTCATTCCTGAAATTAGTCAATTTCACAGTAAGCAAGATAGAAGGATGTACATCTCACTGGCCCGgcacagtgtgtgtgagcagctaTAAAGAAGGCTCTGGGCAATGTAAGGGGGTAAGGAAGATAGGGAATGATTAAttgag contains:
- the GPR6 gene encoding G-protein coupled receptor 6, with product MNESLNDNETSFPLPWIQASDVNASLELSAFFSVFTINPWDIMLCISGTIIACENAIVVAIIFYTPNLRTPMFVLIGSLATADLLAGFGLILNFVFQYVIRSETISLITVGFLVASFTASVSSLLAITVDRYLSLYNALTYSSEKTILWIHLMLIVTWGVSICLGLLPVLGWNCLDDDASCSIVKPLTKSNVTLLSTSFFFIFILMLHLYIKICKIVCRHAHQIALQQHFLTASHYVATKKGVSTLAIILGTFGASWLPFAIYCVVGDHDYPSVYTYATLLPATYNSMINPIIYAYRNQEIQRSMWVLFCGCFQSKVSFRSRSPSDV